One genomic window of Actinoalloteichus hoggarensis includes the following:
- a CDS encoding TetR/AcrR family transcriptional regulator produces MTEITRRERLRAATELEIREHARQLLVEQGQHSVTLRAIARELGVTAPALYRYYDSREDLLRHVGDDICMRLAAELTSATAELDESDVSGRVFAVCRRLRTWALDHPHEFELVFASRDVRNLPGQDNPLPDRFAQIFLVLLGDILAKDMPMPETEDFPPDLEADLTAARDALIANMSSLDITLPPQLLQLEALHSLLRWWVRVYGHIALEVFGRFPFDVRNAERLYEAMLTELAEDTGVCGH; encoded by the coding sequence ATGACAGAGATCACTCGCCGAGAACGACTACGCGCAGCGACAGAGTTGGAGATTCGGGAGCATGCACGTCAGCTACTAGTGGAACAAGGTCAGCACTCGGTAACTCTCCGCGCCATCGCTCGCGAACTCGGAGTGACAGCCCCCGCGCTCTACCGCTACTACGACTCCAGGGAGGACCTGCTACGCCACGTCGGCGACGACATCTGCATGCGGCTGGCGGCGGAACTGACCTCGGCGACGGCGGAACTCGACGAGTCGGACGTGTCCGGTCGGGTCTTCGCCGTGTGCAGGCGGCTGCGCACCTGGGCACTGGACCATCCCCACGAGTTCGAACTCGTCTTCGCGTCCCGTGACGTCCGCAACCTGCCGGGGCAGGACAATCCGCTTCCGGACCGGTTCGCGCAGATCTTCCTCGTACTGCTCGGCGACATCCTGGCCAAGGACATGCCGATGCCCGAGACCGAGGACTTCCCACCCGATCTGGAGGCGGACCTCACGGCCGCCCGCGACGCGCTGATCGCCAACATGTCGTCACTCGACATCACCTTGCCGCCGCAGTTGCTCCAACTCGAGGCGCTGCACTCCTTGCTGCGCTGGTGGGTCCGGGTGTACGGCCACATCGCCCTCGAGGTGTTCGGCCGGTTCCCCTTCGACGTGCGCAACGCGGAGCGGCTCTACGAGGCGATGCTGACCGAGCTCGCCGAAGACACGGGCGTCTGCGGCCACTGA
- the leuS gene encoding leucine--tRNA ligase, translating to MGEGNPHSVTQDETPPFRYTAELAARVESRWRTHWEQHGTFHAPNPVGALAEESLPSDKLFVQDMFPYPSGEGLHVGHPLGFIGTDVFARYHRMQGRNVLHTMGFDAFGLPAEQYAVQTGQHPRVTTEKNIERYLDQIRRLGLGHDERRRARTIDVEFYRWTQWIFLRIFNSWYDPAARDGEGGARPIDELIEQFASGERATPDGRPWAELSSSEQRGVINDHRLVYLSEAPVNWCPGLGTVLANEEVTPDGRSERGDFPVFRRSLRQWMMRITAYSDRLIDDLDRLDWPEKIKTMQRNWIGRSHGARVRFPASVADGSEEIIEVFTTRPDTLFGATYMVLAPEHPLVDVLGARTWAPDVDPRWTGGAATPAEAVAEYRAQTARKSEMDRQESRDKTGVFIGAYATNPVNGEQIPVFIADYVLMGYGTGAIMAVPGQDQRDWDFATAYGLPVIRTVQPPEGFEGEAFTGEGPAINSASLFSVNLDGMDVAEAKKTTIDWLEANGRGEGTVQYKLRDWLFSRQRYWGEPFPIVYDSDDQPIALPDDQLPVVLPEVDDYSPKTFDPDDAETEPFAPLGRAEEWLTVELDLGDGVKTYRRDTNTMPQWAGSCWYQLRYVDPTNDTAFVDPENERYWMGPRPEIHGESDPGGLDLYIGGVEHGVLHLLYSRFWQKVLFDLGELSAAEPYRRLFNQGYIQAFAYKDARGVYVPAAEVEERDGRYFFNDEEVVQEYGKMGKSLKNSVAPDEICDEYGADTLRLYEMSMGPMDVSRPWATKDVVGAYRFLQRLWRNVVDEADGELRITEDTPSEATLKLLHRTIAGVHEDYAAFRYNTAAAKLIELNNHLTKTYTAAAGTPRSVVEPLVQLLAPLCPHIAEELWSRLGHGESLAHGPFPVADESYLVDDTVEYPIQVNGKVRSRITVAADADVDVVKAAALAEEKIAAALEGREPRKVIVVPGRLVNVVL from the coding sequence ATGGGTGAGGGCAATCCCCATTCCGTCACGCAGGACGAGACTCCGCCGTTCCGCTACACGGCGGAGCTGGCCGCGCGGGTCGAGAGCCGCTGGCGGACGCATTGGGAGCAGCACGGCACGTTCCACGCGCCGAATCCGGTCGGCGCGCTGGCCGAGGAGTCGCTCCCCTCGGACAAGCTCTTCGTGCAGGACATGTTTCCCTACCCCTCGGGCGAGGGACTGCATGTCGGCCACCCGTTGGGCTTCATCGGCACCGACGTCTTCGCCCGCTACCACCGGATGCAGGGCCGCAACGTGTTGCACACGATGGGCTTCGACGCCTTCGGGCTGCCCGCGGAGCAGTACGCCGTGCAGACCGGCCAGCATCCGAGGGTCACCACCGAGAAGAACATCGAGCGCTATCTGGACCAGATCCGCCGACTGGGGCTGGGACACGACGAGCGCCGTCGAGCCAGGACGATCGACGTCGAGTTCTACCGCTGGACTCAGTGGATCTTCCTGCGCATCTTCAACTCCTGGTACGACCCCGCGGCACGGGACGGTGAGGGCGGCGCACGCCCGATCGACGAGCTGATCGAGCAGTTCGCCTCGGGTGAGCGGGCCACGCCGGACGGCAGGCCCTGGGCGGAGCTGAGCAGCAGCGAGCAGCGCGGTGTGATCAACGATCACCGGCTGGTCTATCTGTCGGAGGCGCCGGTGAACTGGTGCCCGGGCCTGGGCACCGTGCTGGCGAACGAGGAGGTCACCCCCGACGGCCGCAGCGAGCGGGGCGACTTCCCGGTCTTCCGGCGCAGTCTGCGCCAGTGGATGATGCGGATCACCGCGTATTCCGACCGCCTGATCGACGATCTGGACCGGCTGGACTGGCCGGAGAAGATCAAGACGATGCAGCGCAACTGGATCGGCCGGTCGCACGGTGCGCGCGTCCGATTCCCGGCATCGGTGGCCGACGGGTCCGAGGAGATCATCGAGGTCTTCACCACGCGCCCCGACACGCTCTTCGGCGCCACCTACATGGTGTTGGCACCCGAGCACCCGCTGGTGGACGTGCTGGGCGCGCGGACGTGGGCACCGGACGTCGACCCCCGGTGGACCGGTGGCGCGGCGACGCCCGCCGAAGCCGTCGCCGAGTACCGCGCGCAGACCGCGCGGAAGTCGGAGATGGATCGGCAGGAGAGCAGGGACAAGACCGGCGTCTTCATCGGGGCCTACGCCACCAACCCGGTCAACGGCGAGCAGATCCCGGTGTTCATCGCGGACTACGTCCTGATGGGCTACGGCACCGGCGCCATCATGGCGGTCCCCGGCCAGGATCAGCGGGACTGGGACTTCGCCACCGCGTACGGCCTGCCGGTCATCAGGACGGTCCAGCCGCCGGAGGGCTTCGAGGGCGAGGCCTTCACGGGCGAGGGACCGGCGATCAACTCCGCCAGTCTGTTCTCGGTGAATCTCGACGGGATGGACGTCGCCGAGGCGAAGAAGACCACCATCGACTGGTTGGAGGCCAACGGGCGGGGCGAGGGCACTGTCCAGTACAAGCTGCGTGACTGGCTGTTCTCGCGGCAGCGCTACTGGGGCGAGCCCTTCCCGATCGTCTACGACTCCGACGACCAGCCGATCGCGCTGCCCGACGATCAGCTCCCGGTGGTGCTGCCGGAGGTCGACGACTATTCGCCGAAGACCTTCGACCCCGACGACGCCGAGACGGAGCCGTTCGCGCCGCTCGGCCGTGCCGAGGAGTGGCTGACGGTCGAGCTCGACCTGGGCGACGGCGTCAAGACCTACCGTCGAGACACGAACACGATGCCGCAGTGGGCCGGTTCCTGCTGGTACCAGCTCCGCTATGTGGACCCGACCAACGACACGGCGTTCGTCGACCCGGAGAACGAGCGGTACTGGATGGGGCCGAGGCCCGAGATCCACGGCGAGTCCGATCCCGGCGGCCTGGATCTGTACATCGGCGGCGTCGAGCACGGCGTCCTGCACCTGTTGTACAGCCGGTTCTGGCAGAAGGTGCTGTTCGACCTCGGTGAGCTCTCGGCGGCGGAGCCGTACCGTCGGCTGTTCAACCAGGGGTACATCCAGGCCTTCGCCTATAAGGACGCTCGGGGCGTCTACGTGCCCGCGGCCGAGGTCGAGGAGCGGGACGGCAGGTACTTCTTCAACGACGAAGAGGTCGTCCAGGAGTACGGCAAGATGGGCAAGAGCCTGAAGAACTCCGTCGCTCCGGACGAGATCTGTGACGAGTACGGCGCGGACACCCTCCGGCTGTACGAGATGTCGATGGGCCCGATGGATGTCTCGCGCCCCTGGGCGACGAAGGACGTCGTCGGTGCGTACCGATTCCTCCAGCGGCTCTGGCGCAACGTGGTCGACGAGGCGGACGGCGAGCTGCGGATCACCGAGGACACCCCCTCCGAGGCGACGTTGAAGCTGCTGCATCGGACGATCGCGGGCGTGCACGAGGACTACGCCGCATTCCGGTACAACACCGCCGCAGCGAAGTTGATCGAGCTGAACAACCACCTGACCAAGACGTACACGGCCGCGGCGGGCACGCCGAGGTCCGTGGTCGAGCCCCTGGTGCAGCTGCTGGCTCCGCTGTGCCCGCACATCGCCGAGGAGCTGTGGTCGCGGCTCGGGCACGGCGAGTCGCTGGCACACGGGCCCTTCCCGGTCGCCGACGAGTCCTACCTGGTCGACGACACCGTGGAGTACCCGATCCAGGTCAACGGCAAGGTGCGTTCGCGGATCACCGTGGCCGCCGATGCCGACGTCGACGTGGTCAAGGCCGCCGCGCTGGCGGAGGAGAAGATCGCCGCCGCGCTCGAGGGCCGGGAGCCCCGCAAGGTGATCGTCGTACCCGGCAGGCTGGTCAACGTGGTCCTCTGA
- a CDS encoding SdpI family protein produces the protein MTNAESIHGSVQGAVREFAQATTGEASSLPFPVAVVLAAVLLPAGAALLVIGWRGLRETLPRNRFAGVRTEATLRSDEAFRVGNRAAGLPTLVSGVIGVLTAAGVLGLSGPAQWLALGVGVLGLIGLTVAGGVLGTRAAATVKEKPARTLGCAGQCCGNGVCGIA, from the coding sequence GTGACGAATGCGGAGTCCATCCACGGGTCGGTCCAGGGGGCCGTCCGAGAGTTCGCGCAGGCGACCACGGGCGAGGCGAGCTCGCTGCCGTTCCCGGTCGCCGTCGTGCTGGCCGCGGTGCTCCTGCCGGCGGGCGCGGCACTGCTGGTCATCGGCTGGCGTGGGCTGCGGGAGACGTTGCCCAGGAACCGTTTCGCCGGAGTCCGGACCGAGGCGACGCTGCGCAGCGATGAGGCCTTCCGCGTCGGCAACCGCGCCGCCGGCCTGCCGACGCTGGTGTCCGGCGTGATCGGTGTGCTGACCGCCGCGGGCGTCCTCGGGCTGTCCGGGCCCGCGCAGTGGCTGGCCCTCGGCGTCGGAGTCCTCGGCCTGATCGGGCTGACCGTCGCGGGCGGCGTGCTCGGCACCAGGGCCGCCGCGACGGTCAAGGAGAAGCCCGCGCGCACCCTCGGCTGTGCGGGCCAGTGCTGTGGAAACGGCGTCTGCGGCATCGCCTGA
- a CDS encoding YqgE/AlgH family protein produces the protein MQPDVEVGPGSLLVASPGLADPNFRRTVVYIIEHRDEGTLGVILNRPGETAVEDVLPEWGPYVSSPQAVFVGGPVEQKVALCLAALRTGVDTAELTGVVGVHKPVAIIALDTDPELLAPRLRGLRVFVGYSGWDRRQLAGEIERGDWFVVPALPDDVLCPPGTDLWGLVLRRQPLPLALLATHPLDLRRN, from the coding sequence GTGCAACCCGACGTCGAGGTGGGACCGGGCAGCCTGCTGGTGGCGTCGCCTGGGCTGGCTGACCCCAATTTTCGTCGCACGGTGGTCTACATCATCGAGCACCGTGATGAGGGGACGCTCGGAGTAATCCTCAACAGGCCTGGCGAGACCGCGGTGGAGGACGTGCTGCCCGAATGGGGTCCGTATGTCAGCAGTCCGCAGGCCGTCTTCGTCGGCGGCCCGGTCGAGCAGAAGGTGGCGTTGTGTCTGGCCGCCCTCCGCACGGGAGTCGACACGGCCGAGCTGACCGGAGTGGTCGGCGTGCATAAACCCGTCGCCATCATCGCCTTGGACACCGATCCGGAGCTGTTGGCGCCGAGGCTTCGCGGACTCCGGGTGTTCGTCGGCTATTCGGGTTGGGATCGGCGACAGCTGGCCGGGGAGATCGAGCGTGGCGACTGGTTCGTCGTCCCCGCGCTGCCGGATGACGTGCTGTGCCCGCCGGGTACGGATCTATGGGGACTGGTGTTGCGCAGGCAGCCATTGCCGCTGGCATTACTGGCGACGCACCCGCTCGACCTACGACGCAATTAG
- a CDS encoding CCA tRNA nucleotidyltransferase gives MTDAVDAARVAPQEAVATLLRTTPVAAELAARFAEAGHRLYLVGGSVRDALLGRLGTDLDFTTDARPPEVLRLVRGWAEAVWDTGIEFGTIGAARHGAMLEITTFRADRYDRVGRNPEVVYGDDIEGDLVRRDFTVNAMAVDLVAAGSVAIGGEDTSAEAGGVDAGGACGGVGGACGGVGDPATWFVDPHGGLAALAARRLDTPATPQESFADDPLRMLRAARFVAQLGFTPAPRVVEAMTSMADEIKRITVERVQAELAKLMCGTTPRHGIELLVDTGLADHILPEVPAMRLEIDEHHQHKDVYRHSLVVLDQAVELERRDAPDGKADLVLRLAALLHDIGKPDTRRFESGGGVSFHHHEVVGAKMTRRRLRELRFPKDVIEQVSQLVYLHLRFHGYGTGEWTDSAVRRYVTDAGPMLSRLHKLVRADCTTRNRRKANALQRSYDDLEARIARLLAEEDLKRVRPDLDGNAIMELLGVPPGPLVGMAWKHLKELRLDRGPLSRQEAEEELLRWAADQGIQPPERP, from the coding sequence ATGACCGATGCCGTCGACGCCGCCCGCGTCGCCCCACAGGAGGCCGTGGCGACGCTACTGCGAACGACCCCGGTCGCCGCGGAGCTGGCGGCGCGCTTCGCCGAGGCGGGCCACCGGTTGTACCTGGTGGGCGGCAGTGTCCGTGACGCGCTGCTCGGCAGGCTGGGCACCGATCTCGACTTCACCACCGACGCGCGTCCGCCCGAGGTGCTGAGGCTGGTCCGAGGCTGGGCCGAGGCGGTGTGGGACACCGGCATCGAGTTCGGCACGATCGGCGCCGCCCGGCACGGCGCGATGCTGGAGATCACCACCTTCCGCGCCGATCGGTACGACCGAGTGGGCCGCAATCCCGAGGTGGTCTACGGCGACGACATCGAGGGTGATCTCGTCCGACGGGACTTCACCGTCAACGCGATGGCCGTCGACCTCGTCGCCGCGGGATCCGTCGCGATCGGCGGCGAGGACACGAGCGCCGAGGCGGGGGGCGTCGATGCCGGGGGAGCCTGCGGCGGTGTCGGGGGAGCCTGCGGCGGTGTCGGGGATCCGGCGACCTGGTTCGTCGATCCGCACGGCGGGCTGGCCGCGTTGGCGGCCCGCAGGCTGGACACCCCGGCCACGCCGCAGGAGTCGTTCGCCGATGATCCGCTGCGGATGCTGCGGGCCGCTCGGTTCGTCGCCCAGCTCGGGTTCACTCCCGCGCCCAGGGTGGTCGAGGCGATGACGTCGATGGCGGACGAGATCAAGCGGATCACCGTCGAGCGCGTCCAGGCCGAACTCGCCAAGCTGATGTGCGGCACGACGCCACGGCACGGGATCGAGCTGCTGGTGGACACCGGCCTCGCCGACCACATCCTGCCCGAGGTGCCCGCCATGCGGCTGGAGATCGACGAGCATCATCAGCACAAGGACGTCTACCGGCATTCGCTGGTCGTCCTGGACCAGGCCGTGGAGCTGGAACGTCGGGACGCTCCGGACGGGAAGGCCGACCTGGTGCTGCGGCTGGCGGCGCTGCTCCACGACATCGGCAAGCCCGATACCCGTCGGTTCGAGTCCGGCGGCGGCGTGAGCTTCCACCACCACGAGGTGGTCGGCGCCAAGATGACCAGAAGGCGGCTTCGGGAGCTGCGATTTCCCAAGGACGTCATCGAACAGGTCTCCCAGCTCGTCTACCTCCACCTGCGTTTCCACGGCTACGGCACCGGGGAGTGGACCGACTCGGCGGTGCGTCGCTATGTGACCGACGCCGGGCCGATGCTGTCCCGGCTGCACAAGCTGGTCCGGGCCGACTGCACCACCCGGAACCGGCGCAAGGCCAACGCCCTCCAGCGGTCCTATGACGATCTGGAGGCTCGTATCGCCAGGCTGCTCGCCGAGGAGGACCTCAAACGGGTCAGGCCCGATCTGGACGGCAACGCGATCATGGAGCTGCTCGGCGTGCCGCCGGGCCCGCTCGTGGGCATGGCGTGGAAGCATCTCAAGGAGCTTCGGCTCGATCGGGGCCCGCTGAGCAGGCAGGAGGCCGAGGAGGAGCTGCTGCGGTGGGCGGCCGACCAGGGCATCCAGCCGCCTGAGCGTCCCTGA
- a CDS encoding NUDIX hydrolase, whose protein sequence is MPTSSGRSGGAKPRRRNRRRRRRLHTVDETSAGGLVLDAAKANAAIIGRLDRRGRLLWSLPKGHLEAGETSQQAAVREVAEETGIRGTVLAPLGTIDYWFVAEDRRVHKTVHHFVIEAVGGELSDEDVEVTEVAWVPLGELDERLAYADERRLVRRLDQVLTELDAVTDRSRSIRQAGTERG, encoded by the coding sequence ATGCCCACGTCATCCGGTCGTTCCGGCGGTGCTAAGCCGCGACGCCGGAACCGGAGGCGGCGTCGGCGCCTCCATACCGTGGACGAGACGTCGGCAGGCGGGCTGGTGCTCGATGCGGCGAAAGCCAACGCTGCGATCATTGGGCGGCTGGATCGACGGGGCAGGCTGCTCTGGTCGCTTCCCAAGGGTCATCTTGAGGCGGGTGAGACCTCGCAGCAGGCGGCCGTCCGGGAGGTCGCCGAGGAGACCGGCATCCGTGGCACGGTCCTGGCGCCGCTGGGGACGATCGACTATTGGTTCGTCGCCGAGGATCGACGCGTGCACAAGACGGTGCATCACTTCGTGATCGAGGCCGTCGGTGGTGAGCTTTCCGACGAGGACGTGGAGGTCACCGAGGTGGCATGGGTGCCGCTTGGTGAGCTGGATGAACGACTGGCATACGCCGATGAGCGCAGGCTGGTCCGCAGGCTCGACCAGGTACTGACCGAGCTGGACGCCGTGACCGACCGGTCGCGGTCGATCCGTCAGGCAGGCACGGAGCGAGGGTGA
- a CDS encoding DUF6049 family protein, with the protein MRRHIDHRGGGARRLLGALTAALVSMPLMLAGAVPPAAAQADETLAELDIDVLEPRVVTEDGDPMLRITGTLTNTSDRSIAEISIRAQRGEPLRGTDAALTSLRGGSETNSGSSAFHPVASPLDAGRSTEFAVTIPVSGADGLQITEPGVYPLLMNVNGMPDYGNQARIATADLLLPVLGVPGVRSAEPSAQPATTLIWPLADEPRVVRDGADGATVLTDDTLASSLVGEGRLAMLLTAMEQSVPPASELSRSICFAVDPDLLETVDAMQGGYQVRSGGGDLVDGVGAAAAEYWLLRLRDVAQGRCVVAMPYADADLVALSRADRPDLIDLAMRRGAEVVEEVVGTRPMEGFVWPADGVLDEQTLDTLVETGVTATLLHPRSLPDAPSQLTATTVVTSVETETPPVAIQLDPLVSDVLSGSPTTGWQPQSMVAQAGSTVPPGVRDPLQDVLSMLAFRAIGDAGATPATRMVIAPPRRWQPTAEELSILIDELGRLFEAGLAVPAPLAEGLDVPEGASALSYPPEAGAAELEASVAAEVSRAATQVQEFESAMSADPSVPPESRTEPVDLIQPIELGLLRGMSSSLRGDERAAMSVVDRAIGELGMLRDRVQVNDPGIPLSLAASDSPLPLAVTNDLPVDIRVQVMLENSPGLRAASVQEFAVPAHNSRAIRVPAEVNRSGQFTTDVALRTPGGTELGTPVRFVVMSTAYGTLTLVLTIVAGATLILLVTYRLVRRVRAGRAASEGAAGPGTAASEASEAEASDADGTDARDTPDDGPVPIGSSAGIGVSEPGAGEPGSREADRASTVAAAHQTDSARSDPAPSDPAPSDSAPSAAQTTDGECSERPSADEQAAAAGSEAPSDKPSDKRPGE; encoded by the coding sequence GTGAGACGACACATCGATCACCGCGGAGGCGGGGCTCGGCGGCTCCTCGGCGCACTGACGGCCGCGCTCGTCTCGATGCCCCTGATGCTGGCGGGGGCGGTGCCACCCGCGGCGGCGCAGGCCGATGAGACGCTCGCCGAACTCGACATCGACGTACTGGAGCCTCGGGTGGTCACCGAGGACGGCGATCCGATGCTGCGGATCACCGGCACCCTGACGAACACCAGCGATCGGAGCATCGCGGAGATCTCCATCCGTGCCCAGCGTGGGGAGCCGCTGCGCGGCACCGACGCGGCCCTCACCTCCCTTCGAGGCGGATCCGAGACCAACAGCGGCTCCTCGGCGTTCCATCCCGTCGCCTCGCCGCTGGACGCGGGCCGAAGCACCGAGTTCGCCGTGACCATCCCGGTCAGCGGAGCCGACGGGCTGCAGATCACCGAACCCGGCGTCTACCCGCTGTTGATGAACGTCAACGGGATGCCGGACTACGGGAACCAGGCCCGCATCGCGACCGCCGACCTTCTGCTGCCCGTCCTCGGCGTCCCCGGCGTCAGGTCGGCGGAGCCGTCGGCACAACCCGCGACGACGCTCATCTGGCCATTGGCCGATGAACCGAGGGTGGTACGCGACGGCGCCGACGGTGCGACGGTCCTCACGGATGACACGCTCGCGTCCTCCCTGGTCGGCGAGGGCAGGCTCGCCATGCTGCTCACCGCGATGGAGCAGTCCGTGCCGCCCGCCTCCGAACTGTCTCGCTCGATCTGTTTCGCGGTCGATCCCGACCTGCTGGAGACGGTCGACGCCATGCAGGGCGGCTACCAGGTCCGGTCCGGCGGCGGCGACCTCGTGGACGGCGTCGGAGCGGCCGCGGCCGAGTACTGGCTGCTGCGGCTGCGAGACGTCGCCCAGGGCCGCTGCGTGGTCGCGATGCCGTATGCCGATGCAGATCTGGTCGCCCTGTCGCGGGCGGACCGTCCCGATCTGATCGACCTGGCGATGCGGCGGGGAGCGGAGGTGGTGGAGGAGGTCGTCGGCACCCGGCCGATGGAGGGCTTCGTCTGGCCCGCCGACGGCGTGCTGGATGAGCAGACGCTGGACACGCTCGTCGAGACGGGCGTCACCGCCACGCTGCTGCATCCGCGCAGCCTGCCGGATGCGCCGTCCCAGCTCACCGCCACGACAGTGGTGACATCCGTCGAGACGGAGACGCCACCCGTCGCGATCCAGCTCGATCCGCTGGTCAGCGACGTCCTCTCCGGGTCGCCCACCACGGGCTGGCAGCCGCAGAGCATGGTCGCGCAGGCGGGTTCCACCGTGCCGCCCGGCGTCCGCGATCCGCTTCAGGACGTGCTGAGCATGCTGGCGTTCCGCGCCATCGGCGACGCCGGTGCCACTCCCGCGACCCGCATGGTGATCGCCCCGCCGCGCCGCTGGCAGCCGACGGCAGAGGAGCTGTCGATCCTGATCGACGAGCTCGGCAGGCTTTTCGAGGCCGGCCTCGCGGTGCCCGCACCGCTGGCCGAGGGTCTCGACGTACCCGAGGGCGCCAGCGCGCTGAGCTACCCGCCCGAGGCAGGCGCGGCCGAGTTGGAGGCCTCGGTGGCGGCCGAGGTGTCCCGGGCTGCGACGCAGGTCCAGGAGTTCGAGTCGGCGATGAGCGCCGACCCGTCCGTGCCGCCGGAGTCGCGCACCGAGCCGGTGGACCTCATACAGCCGATCGAACTCGGCCTGCTGCGGGGCATGTCCAGCAGCCTGCGCGGCGACGAGCGGGCGGCGATGAGCGTCGTCGACCGCGCGATCGGCGAACTGGGCATGCTCCGAGATCGGGTGCAGGTCAATGATCCGGGTATCCCGCTGTCCCTGGCCGCCTCCGACAGCCCGCTGCCGTTGGCGGTCACCAACGACCTGCCGGTGGACATCCGGGTGCAGGTGATGCTGGAGAACTCCCCGGGGCTGCGCGCCGCGAGCGTGCAGGAGTTCGCCGTGCCCGCGCACAACTCGCGGGCCATCCGGGTGCCCGCCGAGGTGAACAGGTCCGGACAGTTCACCACCGATGTGGCGCTGCGCACCCCCGGCGGCACCGAGCTGGGCACCCCGGTGCGCTTCGTCGTCATGTCGACGGCCTACGGCACATTGACGCTGGTCCTCACCATCGTCGCCGGGGCGACCCTGATCCTGCTGGTGACCTACCGGCTCGTCCGTCGCGTCCGCGCCGGTCGAGCCGCGTCCGAGGGCGCTGCCGGGCCGGGCACGGCTGCATCGGAAGCATCGGAAGCCGAAGCATCGGATGCTGACGGGACGGACGCTCGCGACACACCTGACGATGGACCGGTCCCGATCGGATCAAGCGCCGGCATCGGCGTGAGCGAGCCTGGCGCAGGCGAGCCGGGTTCACGAGAGGCAGACCGCGCATCCACGGTGGCGGCCGCCCATCAGACCGACTCGGCACGATCGGATCCAGCGCCGTCGGATCCAGCGCCGTCGGACTCGGCGCCGTCGGCTGCGCAGACGACGGACGGCGAATGTTCCGAACGGCCGTCCGCCGACGAGCAGGCGGCCGCCGCCGGCTCCGAGGCGCCGAGCGACAAGCCGAGCGACAAGAGGCCCGGTGAGTGA